Genomic segment of Apium graveolens cultivar Ventura chromosome 7, ASM990537v1, whole genome shotgun sequence:
AGGAGAGCCAAAAACTGGTGGAGGAGGATGCCCTGAAGAACCTCTTGGACCGGATGACTCTTGACAATCACTGGAATGAGATGTTTGACAACTATGCCTCCCCTTCTGATTTTGAGTGCTATGCCAAGGAGGATCTGGATACTTTCCTTGATCACCTTGTTCGGGATGTTTCAGAGGTAAGAGTATTCCCTTATCGTCTTTTCTCTTTTTCCCTTTGCACCAGTACTGAGtcttttttatttcttttcaggCTAACGCTCGGATCAGTGGTTGCTCTACCATCCTTCATAATTACCGTATAAGGGAGGATAAGAATAAGGTTACGGTGAAGGAGTTGGATGGTGGAGAACTTGAAGAAAGAGCTTACTTCCAGGCCCCGGGCGGAGGAGGTCCTTGAATCCTTCCTGGGTACTCCAGCCTACTACGAGGAGCTCAACAACAAGATATTTGAGAAGGTCAACATCTGCTGGGACATTGCTTCTTCTTACCTGGCTAAGAATTCGGGCGGTGATATGGACGGGTTCATAGAGCTGTACCTCGCAGAAGAGCTCCGTCGTGAGGAAGCCAAAACTGCTGTAGAGGGCACCTCCGGGGCGCAGCCATCTCCTCCACCCAAAGATGTCTGCGAGAAGACTCCTCCCCCTCCCGAGAACTGAAGAGTGAAGATCCAGGCTTCGTGCCTTGTAATTTGTTTTCTCAGTTTGTTATTATTCCAGACTTAGCCCTTGTGGCTTTTAAACTTGTTATTTAAATTTCGTATGACTCTGGTTTGGATTTGGTTCGGGGCTTGTTTTTCCCTGGGTAAGCATGTAAATATATTTCCCTTTCTGTATTTGGTTTTTGCTATTCTTTGTTAAATTTTTTCTAAGTACACTTGGTTGTGTATCATCCCCGGGATGGGCTTAGAACTTTTAACAATATAAAGAATTTTctgtacacatggtttgtgtattggtccccgggatggggtttaaaattttaacttagtaaaatttttctaagtacacatggtttgtgtattGGTCCTTGAGATGGGGCTTAAAATTTTAACTGAGtaaaatttttctaagtacacatggtttgtgtattGGTTCCCGGACGGGGCTTAAAATTTTGAGtaaaatttttctaagtacacatggtttgtgtattggtccccgggatggggtttaaaattttaactgagtAAAATTTTTCTAAGTATACATGGTTTGTGTATTGGTCCCCGGGATGGGGTTTTGAAATTTTTCTACCTTACTGAAATTTTTCTGAGTTGTATGGCGACAATAATCAAACGACATCATAAAATTACCTTGAGCAAGAAAAGTTTTTCATTTAAATCAAAATTGAGCAAAAATTAAATTCTGGGGTGTATGAGGAGAGTGTTTACATCAAGTTATCATAACATAAAAGTAGAAGTGACCCAGGAATGTGCACCTTGCCCTTACTGGTAAAACTTCCTCAGGCGGGCTCCGTGCCAAGTATTTGGGACTTCGGACCCGCTGAGATAGCTTAGCTTGTAGGTCCCTGGGCGGAGCACTTCCTTAACCATATAGGACCCTTCCCAATTGGGTTGTAGCTTCCCTTGGTTGGTTGGGTCCGAAGCCTCGGTGTGCCGAAGTACCAAATCTCCCATTTCATACTCTCTGATTTTTTCTTTTTTGGCGAAGTAGAGCTTTGTCTTTTCTTTATAGCTTTCCATCATTTTTACAGCCCGATCTCTTACTTCGTCCATGAGCTCCAGGTTGGTCTTGAGGCCTTCAATGTTTAAGACTTCGTCAAAATTGACCACTCTGTGGGAGGGGGATCTGATTTCCACCGGTAGTCGGGCCTTACTGCCGTAGGCGAGCTTAAATGGAGTTTCACCGGTTCCAGTCCGGGAGGTGGTTCTGTAAGACCATAAGACCTTCGGGAGCTCGTCTGGCCAGTTCTTCTTAGACTCTTCCAACCTCTTTTCCAAGTCTCGGAGTATGGTCCTGTTGGTGACCTCTACTTGTCCATTTCCTTGTGGATGGGCTATAAACGCTTTCTAATGCTTTATCCTGAGCTCTTTCAAATATGCTTCAAAATCTGAACCAACAAACTGCGGCCCGTTATCTGAGAGCAGAACCATTGAAATCCCAAATCTCATCACAATTGAATCCATGAATTTGATGCAGTCTTGATGATTGATGGTTCTCATGGCCTTGGCTTCTGCCCACTTAGTCATATAATCAATTGACACCAACACGTAATGCAGATCTCCTTTTGCCCGGGGAAAAGGACCCATGATGTCGATTCCCCAGACAGCGAATGGGACCGGGGATAG
This window contains:
- the LOC141673591 gene encoding uncharacterized protein LOC141673591; the encoded protein is MGPFPRAKGDLHYVLVSIDYMTKWAEAKAMRTINHQDCIKFMDSIVMRFGISMKAFIAHPQGNGQVEVTNRTILRDLEKRLEESKKNWPDELPKVLWSYRTTSRTGTGETPFKLAYGSKARLPVEIRSPSHRVVNFDEVLNIEGLKTNLELMDEVRDRAVKMMESYKEKTKLYFAKKEKIREYEMGDLVLRHTEASDPTNQGKLQPNWEGSYMVKEVLRPGTYKLSYLSGSEVPNTWHGARLRKFYQ